The Methanoregula boonei 6A8 genome has a window encoding:
- a CDS encoding PIN domain-containing protein, producing the protein MASFFADSYALIEILKGNERYIPYINGNLVTTEFNICEVTFAVCRDYPDKTRQVMARVRKMVTLLSTTDGDYCEGAAMRRKTTGAGKKLSTIDCVGYAVSRRQEIPFLTGDREFEDIEDVEFVR; encoded by the coding sequence ATGGCATCTTTTTTTGCGGATTCATACGCACTCATTGAGATTCTCAAAGGAAACGAACGTTACATTCCCTACATTAACGGGAATCTGGTAACAACAGAGTTCAACATCTGCGAAGTTACATTTGCCGTGTGCAGGGACTACCCGGACAAAACCCGGCAGGTGATGGCCCGTGTCCGAAAGATGGTCACCCTTCTGTCAACCACGGATGGAGATTATTGCGAGGGTGCGGCCATGAGAAGAAAAACAACGGGTGCCGGCAAAAAACTTTCTACGATCGATTGTGTCGGCTACGCTGTTTCCCGCCGGCAAGAAATTCCGTTCCTCACGGGGGATCGTGAATTTGAGGATATCGAAGACGTTGAATTCGTCCGGTGA
- a CDS encoding outer membrane protein assembly factor BamB family protein, whose translation MKKKITITVLFVILLTLFCSAPVVGQSRTLQQTNDILLPLTSPSGNQSPLIHIADNGNLVTVNYPYDPNFFVYDGNGSFLWNATLSAEQSPWISSVSVAPDGQYLIVTQLVPACCHGSVTNTSSNKVILFDRSGARSWEYPTYSPPLTSTISYDNQNIFIGMNDGRIINLDREGTACWTARVDAPVLSLTTSADSSTIVATGESNYYSNKIYGEPLNPHDLFVLDKNGTLLWNYQTRGTNTAAISDDGSVTAVLNERNGNLLLFNRTGGRQIERSFAGTPSAIVMSGDANLIVVRTLEGFVYGVDRNGSIVWNASLESGSQGIAITDTGNSLVLGDGKAIAMFNITGNRLDEYPVDSEVRSIGVSPDRKSIIIGTEQNLIVIPAMEPVPRTESTALTPIQTVHASGQVPQTPKESSVFPIILVFAVGCGIVIMLNRKGKF comes from the coding sequence ATGAAAAAGAAAATAACCATAACCGTCCTCTTTGTGATCCTTCTTACACTGTTTTGTTCCGCTCCGGTAGTGGGACAATCACGTACATTACAACAAACCAATGATATCCTGCTCCCATTAACCAGTCCAAGTGGTAACCAGTCTCCTCTGATCCACATCGCAGATAACGGGAACCTTGTAACCGTGAATTACCCTTATGATCCAAATTTTTTCGTATATGACGGGAACGGATCATTCCTCTGGAATGCCACCTTATCCGCCGAACAATCTCCCTGGATCTCGTCAGTCAGTGTTGCTCCTGACGGGCAGTATCTTATCGTTACCCAGCTTGTGCCTGCCTGTTGCCATGGCTCTGTTACAAATACTTCATCAAACAAGGTAATCCTTTTTGACAGGTCCGGTGCGAGATCGTGGGAATATCCTACATACAGCCCGCCGCTCACATCAACGATCTCCTACGATAACCAGAATATTTTTATTGGTATGAATGATGGCCGGATCATCAATCTTGATCGCGAAGGCACCGCCTGTTGGACAGCCCGGGTAGACGCACCGGTGCTCTCACTCACGACCTCCGCCGACAGTAGCACTATCGTGGCAACAGGGGAGAGTAATTATTATTCTAACAAAATATATGGCGAACCGCTCAATCCCCATGACCTTTTTGTACTGGACAAAAATGGTACGCTGCTCTGGAATTACCAGACCAGAGGGACGAACACTGCTGCGATCAGTGACGACGGATCGGTAACCGCCGTCCTGAACGAGCGTAACGGCAACCTTTTGCTGTTTAACCGGACTGGTGGCAGACAGATCGAGCGCTCATTTGCCGGGACACCTTCGGCAATTGTTATGTCAGGAGACGCGAATCTGATCGTTGTCCGGACCCTGGAAGGATTTGTATACGGCGTTGATCGCAACGGCTCTATCGTATGGAATGCATCCCTTGAATCCGGATCGCAGGGAATCGCGATCACCGACACGGGAAACAGTCTGGTTCTCGGGGATGGCAAGGCTATCGCTATGTTCAACATAACCGGGAATCGCCTGGATGAATATCCCGTTGACAGCGAAGTACGATCCATTGGTGTTTCTCCGGACAGAAAATCCATCATTATCGGAACTGAACAAAACCTGATCGTTATCCCGGCCATGGAACCGGTTCCCCGTACAGAAAGCACGGCACTTACGCCAATCCAGACCGTGCACGCTTCAGGTCAGGTTCCCCAAACGCCAAAGGAGAGCTCAGTCTTCCCCATCATCCTGGTCTTTGCAGTGGGTTGTGGTATCGTGATTATGTTAAATCGAAAAGGAAAATTCTGA
- a CDS encoding prenyltransferase/squalene oxidase repeat-containing protein, translated as MSIKRDIGILLIITCLVGICAFFIINTTTPTSYESWNEKTVEKIGYSRAPEGGYADFAPDDPDLYSTYYFSLALKNEHIGLMQKEQTEQWLYSREQDFLRNTSEVSLKDLYYLTGCMKNYDIPPENQSGIISLVEQFGKSDGSYADRPGFNGSSLDTARALKILEFTGNNVVTANITREWLMQQWKSDQISTDEDYLLAETEILVPAFHLANIDPNEFEIDSSQKSVEEQHALIWKSRLGDLPEKKIDLFTLNALETELRTSGGLTPDISRKVQDYVYSLELPDGGYNAILNNYGDAQGTYLATKLLSDIGSPVNNRTINFIKRHESRYGGFHPAFKITPSPKDTWFAIRALTLLDPRNPTVSEIKPWLDTQLSSPHLSPENQYYVVMTYGELGESVPNAASIRSTLEQQITTISGSASGPGDMEQIFYLLNMAKVVDLSLDSVQKDRLIRKINEIQNADGCYGRERSDLVTTYYALGSLDALLATPSNPDACAAWIEQGYTRDGGYRYRGENWSTNFSYISPTWLSISSLDYLHKYPKTAGNTLQWINSSRYPNGGIQLMPKQPETEVNDATFRESLEYTVQGLETERILLHNGGFSRGY; from the coding sequence ATGTCAATAAAACGGGATATCGGAATATTGCTCATTATCACATGCCTTGTCGGGATTTGTGCTTTTTTTATCATAAATACAACTACACCAACATCTTATGAATCTTGGAATGAAAAAACCGTGGAAAAGATCGGTTACTCCCGTGCACCTGAAGGGGGATATGCGGATTTTGCTCCTGATGATCCCGATTTGTATTCTACATATTACTTCTCTCTGGCATTGAAAAATGAGCATATTGGCTTGATGCAGAAAGAACAGACAGAGCAATGGTTGTATTCCCGTGAACAGGATTTCCTCAGGAATACTTCTGAGGTTTCTCTCAAAGACCTATATTACCTGACCGGCTGCATGAAAAACTACGATATCCCTCCGGAAAATCAGTCTGGCATCATATCCCTTGTTGAACAATTCGGGAAATCAGATGGCTCTTATGCAGACAGGCCGGGATTTAATGGATCCTCCCTGGACACCGCAAGGGCTTTGAAAATCTTGGAGTTTACCGGAAACAATGTAGTAACGGCAAATATTACCCGCGAGTGGCTTATGCAGCAGTGGAAAAGCGATCAGATATCCACTGATGAGGACTACCTACTAGCAGAAACAGAAATCCTGGTCCCGGCATTTCATCTGGCAAATATCGATCCAAATGAGTTTGAGATCGACAGTTCACAAAAAAGTGTAGAGGAACAACATGCCTTGATATGGAAATCCCGATTGGGGGATCTACCCGAAAAAAAAATTGATCTGTTCACTCTTAATGCTCTTGAAACAGAATTGCGTACATCCGGAGGGCTCACACCGGATATCTCAAGAAAAGTACAGGATTACGTGTACTCCCTGGAATTACCTGATGGAGGGTATAATGCGATCCTGAATAACTATGGCGACGCCCAGGGAACATATCTGGCAACAAAATTGTTATCTGACATTGGAAGTCCGGTAAACAACAGGACGATTAATTTCATCAAGCGGCATGAGAGCCGGTACGGAGGCTTCCACCCTGCATTTAAGATCACTCCATCTCCCAAAGATACCTGGTTTGCAATCCGAGCATTGACTCTGCTGGATCCACGCAACCCTACGGTTTCTGAGATCAAACCTTGGCTTGACACCCAGCTTAGTAGTCCCCACCTTTCTCCAGAAAACCAGTACTATGTTGTGATGACATATGGGGAATTGGGGGAATCGGTTCCCAACGCAGCCTCCATTAGGAGCACGCTTGAACAGCAAATTACAACAATTTCCGGATCCGCTTCTGGGCCGGGAGATATGGAACAGATTTTTTACCTGCTAAATATGGCAAAAGTGGTAGATCTCTCTTTAGACTCTGTGCAGAAAGACCGTTTAATCCGAAAAATCAACGAAATTCAGAATGCTGATGGGTGTTACGGTCGAGAAAGATCGGATCTTGTGACTACATATTATGCTTTAGGCTCGCTGGATGCGCTTTTGGCAACACCTTCAAATCCAGATGCGTGTGCCGCCTGGATAGAACAGGGGTATACACGAGATGGGGGATACCGATATCGTGGGGAAAACTGGTCCACGAATTTTTCCTACATATCGCCAACTTGGTTGTCTATTTCATCACTAGATTATCTGCACAAATATCCAAAAACTGCGGGTAATACTCTCCAGTGGATCAACAGTAGCAGATATCCCAATGGAGGTATCCAATTGATGCCGAAACAACCGGAAACCGAAGTCAATGACGCCACATTCCGGGAAAGCCTCGAATACACCGTTCAGGGCCTAGAGACCGAGAGAATCTTACTGCATAATGGTGGTTTTTCAAGAGGTTACTGA
- the dndB gene encoding DNA sulfur modification protein DndB, with protein sequence MKVAALDEVDDLETAVFSFPAIRGTQAGREYYSAMVQLKLVPTIFRFNESEVPAQVRAQRVLNHARIPEIAHYIISNPHDYVFSSIAASISEVPVKFVPAPQDNPNSRVGKIIIPMGARVLINDGQHRRAAIESALKERPELGNETISVVFFIDTGLKRSQQMFSDLNRHAVRPTKSISILYDSREAFAQSVRDIATSLPIFKDLTEFEKTSISNRSRKMFTLSTIYQATAALLGKKTKVKKITNDEEKLASKYWNIVADNIPEWQQLIRGDVASSSLRNDFIHAHGIALHALGLAGHALIEEYPDTWEEKLENLHKIDWSRSNAEVWEGRAMNNGTISKSQMNLALTTNYLKYILTLPLTKEEEKNEKKYQTQVRGKLR encoded by the coding sequence ATGAAGGTTGCGGCGTTAGATGAAGTTGATGATCTGGAGACTGCGGTATTTTCTTTTCCTGCAATTCGCGGCACTCAAGCGGGTAGAGAATATTATTCCGCTATGGTTCAGCTGAAGCTCGTTCCGACAATTTTTCGATTCAACGAATCGGAAGTTCCAGCACAGGTTAGAGCACAACGCGTTCTGAATCACGCACGGATTCCAGAAATTGCACACTATATTATAAGCAATCCCCACGACTACGTTTTTTCATCAATTGCAGCGTCAATAAGTGAAGTTCCGGTAAAATTCGTTCCCGCTCCACAAGATAACCCGAATAGCAGAGTCGGAAAAATTATCATACCCATGGGCGCGAGGGTTCTCATCAATGATGGGCAACACCGAAGAGCGGCAATCGAATCAGCTCTTAAAGAGCGGCCAGAGCTTGGCAATGAAACAATATCCGTGGTTTTTTTTATAGATACAGGATTGAAGCGCAGCCAGCAGATGTTTTCAGATCTGAACCGTCACGCTGTGAGACCGACAAAATCTATAAGCATTCTTTACGATTCACGAGAGGCATTCGCTCAATCTGTACGTGATATCGCAACTTCACTTCCAATTTTCAAAGATCTCACCGAATTTGAAAAAACATCAATCTCAAACAGATCAAGAAAAATGTTCACGCTCTCTACGATTTATCAAGCGACCGCTGCACTTCTCGGAAAGAAGACTAAAGTAAAAAAAATAACAAATGATGAGGAAAAACTTGCCTCCAAATATTGGAATATAGTGGCTGATAATATTCCCGAGTGGCAACAATTGATCCGAGGAGATGTTGCCAGCAGTTCACTTCGTAATGATTTCATTCACGCCCACGGAATCGCTCTTCATGCACTCGGTCTTGCGGGTCATGCCCTCATTGAAGAATATCCTGATACTTGGGAAGAAAAATTGGAAAATCTTCATAAGATTGACTGGTCTCGTTCAAATGCAGAGGTCTGGGAAGGGCGTGCAATGAATAACGGAACTATATCCAAATCCCAGATGAATCTCGCATTAACCACAAACTACCTCAAATATATCTTAACCTTACCTCTTACGAAAGAAGAAGAAAAAAATGAAAAGAAATACCAGACACAAGTTCGTGGAAAGTTAAGATGA
- a CDS encoding helix-turn-helix domain-containing protein, translating to MTSEREEIFGKIIREERKAKEISQERLARLTGLDRTFISLIENGKRSPTFSTILKICSAIEIDPSELFSIYEKKDPDYHVRKRGK from the coding sequence GTGACATCGGAACGAGAAGAGATCTTTGGCAAAATTATCCGGGAAGAACGAAAAGCCAAAGAGATATCCCAGGAAAGACTTGCCAGACTCACCGGTCTCGATCGGACATTCATTAGTCTCATTGAAAACGGCAAGCGAAGCCCCACCTTCTCCACGATTTTGAAGATTTGTTCGGCCATTGAAATCGATCCTTCTGAACTCTTCTCGATTTACGAGAAGAAGGATCCGGATTACCACGTCAGGAAACGGGGGAAGTAA
- a CDS encoding HepT-like ribonuclease domain-containing protein — MKDDRVYLQHILDEIEYLDSLRPTITYESLLNNKTTEHAVTRSLEIIGEAAKNVPDRIRKENPKIPWKFMAGLRDKVIHGYFAINYEIVWDVIKNKLPELEPEIQSLCDAMGPDVD; from the coding sequence TTGAAGGATGACCGGGTATATCTCCAGCATATCCTGGATGAGATCGAATATCTGGATTCTCTCCGGCCGACGATAACCTATGAATCTCTCCTGAATAATAAAACAACTGAACACGCGGTAACCCGTTCACTGGAGATCATTGGTGAAGCTGCAAAGAATGTCCCGGACAGGATCCGTAAAGAGAATCCGAAGATCCCATGGAAGTTCATGGCCGGGCTCCGCGATAAGGTCATCCACGGCTATTTTGCAATCAATTATGAAATTGTATGGGATGTGATCAAGAACAAACTGCCCGAACTTGAACCTGAGATCCAATCCCTTTGCGATGCAATGGGGCCGGATGTGGATTAA
- a CDS encoding winged helix-turn-helix transcriptional regulator, which yields MTKNDDFWRWIEAALNVIGGKWKLLIVIALRDGTQRFSEISHKLPAISERMLVKQLREMEHDGIITRKVYPVVPAKVEYSLTQSGEKLIPVLKILGIWSIIYLGSDVAGKGLSEPVKVDPGKLRQLLEDLDGILQDADKKIKRQSNRTSQTISINSGKN from the coding sequence ATGACGAAGAACGATGATTTTTGGCGATGGATTGAGGCTGCACTGAATGTGATCGGAGGGAAGTGGAAACTGCTGATCGTTATTGCATTAAGGGATGGGACCCAGCGGTTTAGCGAGATCTCGCATAAGCTTCCGGCAATCAGCGAGAGAATGCTCGTTAAACAGCTCCGTGAGATGGAGCACGACGGTATTATTACAAGAAAAGTTTATCCGGTGGTCCCTGCGAAGGTTGAATATTCGCTTACGCAGTCTGGTGAAAAACTGATTCCGGTTTTGAAGATTCTGGGCATATGGAGTATAATCTACCTTGGATCCGATGTTGCCGGTAAGGGGTTGTCCGAGCCAGTGAAAGTGGATCCCGGCAAACTCCGTCAACTGCTCGAAGATCTCGACGGTATCCTTCAGGACGCCGACAAAAAAATAAAACGACAAAGCAACAGAACCAGCCAAACTATATCCATAAACTCTGGAAAAAATTAA
- a CDS encoding nucleotidyltransferase domain-containing protein, translated as MTQGSADPRELGEIIRNIVACAHPEKIILFGSGARGEMGPSSDIDLLVIKDGEFDPGALTEEIYMHLVGIGRAVDVIVISSRDAERYRNSPYFVVYPAFRQGTEVYHAGQALT; from the coding sequence ATGACGCAGGGATCGGCGGACCCCCGGGAGCTCGGCGAGATTATCCGGAACATTGTTGCGTGTGCACACCCGGAAAAGATCATCCTTTTCGGCTCCGGGGCACGGGGAGAGATGGGGCCCTCAAGCGATATCGATCTCCTGGTCATAAAGGACGGGGAATTTGATCCCGGTGCGCTGACCGAAGAGATCTACATGCATCTTGTGGGAATCGGCCGGGCCGTCGATGTCATCGTTATCTCATCCCGGGATGCCGAGCGGTACCGCAACTCGCCCTACTTTGTGGTGTACCCGGCATTCCGGCAGGGCACGGAGGTCTACCATGCAGGACAGGCTCTCACCTGA
- a CDS encoding HEPN domain-containing protein: protein MQDRLSPEDPEEWLNRARSNLAIAKNRCDAAIYREDLCFNAQQAAEKGLKAVCIRHRIEFPYIHDMAALVTLLMKNGVAVPEPVKEAAKLTRFAIATRYPHVSGPVREEEYQRAIAISGTVLDWCEEELRHTG, encoded by the coding sequence ATGCAGGACAGGCTCTCACCTGAAGATCCGGAAGAATGGCTCAATCGGGCACGCTCCAATCTCGCGATTGCCAAAAACCGGTGTGACGCAGCCATTTACCGGGAAGATCTCTGTTTTAATGCACAACAGGCCGCCGAGAAAGGATTAAAGGCAGTCTGCATCCGGCACCGGATTGAATTTCCCTACATCCACGATATGGCCGCTCTTGTCACTCTCCTGATGAAAAATGGCGTTGCTGTTCCGGAACCGGTAAAGGAAGCAGCAAAACTCACGCGGTTTGCCATTGCCACGCGGTATCCGCATGTTTCGGGACCGGTACGCGAAGAGGAATACCAGAGGGCTATCGCAATTTCAGGGACGGTTCTTGACTGGTGTGAAGAGGAACTCCGGCATACCGGGTGA
- a CDS encoding nucleotidyltransferase family protein: MRLGHAVPSLRSRFGVKRIGIFGSFARSEEKRTSDVDILVEFADGQATFDNFMQLVYFLEDLLGRKVDLLTVGSIDKYIRSRVEREVIWIEG, encoded by the coding sequence ATGAGACTCGGTCATGCGGTACCCTCACTCCGTTCACGTTTCGGCGTAAAAAGAATCGGGATATTCGGATCCTTTGCCCGCAGTGAGGAGAAGCGTACCAGCGATGTCGATATACTGGTGGAGTTTGCCGACGGGCAGGCAACCTTTGATAATTTCATGCAGTTGGTTTATTTTCTTGAAGATCTCCTGGGCAGAAAAGTGGATCTCCTGACGGTGGGAAGTATTGACAAATATATCCGGTCCCGGGTTGAACGCGAGGTGATCTGGATTGAAGGATGA
- a CDS encoding C39 family peptidase yields MKPIKYGIILLALLLAAMAMVPMVSAMGTAITPDVATAIESNYVSPDTAFQSATAAVKDFIGRNALDENWNGATVNPKPNIIFDVNGKKLFYLFSVEKKGNRIGEIKIAASKVLGSSVVTIGSGAPAIDLKNIRSKATGILNQQYKNAKIDSIDLVCYNYPNIGAIIRFTAAGSGSTSLVIDAYDYSIIPAAGQVSFYNAIPPADLAGRAARWDSEQTALKTVSAQSLSPMATVTKTINGFTLYPQESTNWCSFATAKMISAYYGYSRTQRGIATTMGIANPDDGASIETTRSNYYLNTIANGGLAKMGTSISYTGMFTYDNIVSEMNSNRPIHTDRYETSSYHARAITGYSYTTTTPVSQYLYIYDPWPTTSGAVYWENWNVFSGQPNPVHAILYVRN; encoded by the coding sequence ATGAAACCCATAAAATACGGCATCATCCTGCTGGCACTGCTGCTGGCAGCGATGGCGATGGTACCGATGGTGAGCGCAATGGGAACAGCAATTACTCCGGATGTCGCAACGGCAATAGAGAGTAATTACGTGTCTCCTGATACTGCATTCCAGTCAGCGACCGCGGCCGTAAAAGACTTTATCGGCAGAAATGCACTTGATGAAAACTGGAATGGTGCAACGGTCAATCCGAAACCAAACATCATCTTTGATGTAAATGGGAAGAAGTTATTTTATTTATTCTCCGTGGAGAAAAAAGGAAACCGGATTGGAGAGATCAAAATTGCCGCCAGTAAAGTACTCGGATCATCTGTTGTAACAATCGGATCGGGAGCGCCGGCAATCGATCTCAAAAATATCCGATCAAAAGCAACAGGAATTCTCAATCAGCAGTACAAGAACGCAAAAATCGATTCGATCGATCTTGTATGCTACAATTACCCGAATATAGGGGCAATAATCAGATTCACAGCGGCAGGATCCGGAAGTACTTCCCTGGTAATCGATGCCTATGATTATTCAATTATACCCGCGGCCGGCCAGGTCTCATTCTATAATGCAATTCCTCCTGCAGATCTGGCAGGACGTGCAGCACGGTGGGATTCCGAGCAGACTGCTCTTAAAACCGTAAGTGCACAATCTCTCTCTCCGATGGCAACAGTGACAAAAACGATTAACGGTTTCACTCTTTATCCACAGGAAAGCACAAACTGGTGTAGCTTTGCAACTGCAAAAATGATTTCTGCATACTACGGCTATTCACGAACCCAGCGGGGCATTGCAACAACAATGGGTATAGCGAATCCTGATGATGGTGCATCGATCGAGACCACACGCTCCAACTATTATCTTAATACGATTGCAAACGGCGGGTTGGCTAAAATGGGAACCTCAATCAGCTACACCGGCATGTTCACGTATGATAATATTGTAAGTGAGATGAACTCAAATCGCCCGATACACACTGACCGGTATGAGACGTCATCCTATCATGCAAGAGCGATCACAGGATATTCCTATACTACGACGACTCCGGTATCACAGTATCTGTACATTTATGATCCGTGGCCAACAACCTCGGGCGCGGTATATTGGGAGAACTGGAATGTCTTCTCGGGACAGCCTAATCCTGTGCACGCAATCCTTTATGTAAGGAACTAA
- a CDS encoding nucleotidyltransferase family protein, producing the protein MQDTAGILDQLRGMRHELEEQYHVKRIGIFGSYAKKAQTDESDLDLVVEFSRPIGMLAFVHLKDLLSQKFNLRIDLVTPDGLHPLIRDRVMHEVVYA; encoded by the coding sequence ATGCAGGACACTGCCGGGATACTGGACCAGCTGCGGGGCATGAGGCACGAGCTCGAAGAGCAGTACCATGTGAAAAGGATCGGGATCTTTGGCTCGTACGCAAAAAAAGCGCAGACAGACGAGAGCGATCTCGACCTCGTAGTGGAATTCTCCCGGCCGATCGGGATGCTGGCATTTGTGCACCTCAAAGACCTGCTTTCCCAAAAGTTCAATCTCCGGATCGACCTTGTCACACCAGACGGCCTCCACCCGCTCATCCGCGACCGGGTGATGCATGAGGTTGTGTATGCCTGA
- a CDS encoding pre-peptidase C-terminal domain-containing protein yields the protein MKVSVATLAILVCAIVLISGVSAQDVDKSAGYSVSPAGNLRLPAVVSPMTAGSISQGETDWYSVSVPSGKSSLTADLNWGYVPDSLSLSVIAPDGTLGPYYDASDSVKDGRIFLTFSRTGGIAPGTWRFKVYGETVLGIQGYNFVTY from the coding sequence ATGAAAGTATCCGTAGCGACCCTCGCAATCCTGGTCTGCGCCATCGTGCTCATATCGGGAGTTTCTGCACAGGATGTCGACAAAAGTGCCGGGTATTCCGTAAGCCCGGCCGGAAACCTGCGCCTGCCCGCGGTTGTGTCTCCCATGACCGCCGGTTCTATTTCCCAGGGGGAAACGGACTGGTATTCGGTCAGTGTCCCTTCGGGAAAGTCCTCCCTTACCGCTGACCTCAACTGGGGATATGTCCCCGATTCCCTCTCGCTTTCGGTTATCGCCCCGGATGGGACGCTCGGCCCGTATTACGATGCTTCCGACAGCGTAAAGGATGGGAGAATTTTCCTTACATTCAGCAGGACCGGCGGAATTGCACCCGGCACATGGAGGTTCAAGGTGTACGGGGAGACCGTTCTCGGGATCCAGGGTTATAATTTTGTCACGTATTAA
- a CDS encoding winged helix-turn-helix transcriptional regulator, with translation MKPWPVRAVALIIFIALACVPAVTASYGGYSVAPGGAGAVQGQPQDPVPISFFDLTLREMLIAVALSFCPVLAYPVEIFFYLKLLAALGYRKVGQNAILWNRNRREIFACIAANPGVRFTALERMTGIKEGTLKYHLLILEAKRRIVSFGSGRSLRYFENNGRYSELEKKVFFHLQNPTTRRILEILAASPEVSRKDIAGIVGIAGPSITWHTRRLTGDGIISTSKKGKAVRYTFCPAGLNVFRQFTGEGAGASSGSADSRMSWREQSSKHNP, from the coding sequence ATGAAACCCTGGCCGGTGAGGGCAGTTGCCCTCATTATTTTTATCGCCCTTGCCTGCGTGCCGGCTGTTACCGCCAGTTATGGCGGATACAGCGTGGCCCCGGGCGGGGCCGGCGCCGTACAGGGTCAGCCCCAGGATCCTGTACCGATATCATTCTTCGATCTCACCCTGCGGGAGATGCTCATTGCTGTGGCGCTGTCGTTTTGCCCGGTGCTTGCCTACCCGGTCGAGATCTTCTTTTACCTGAAACTTCTTGCAGCCCTCGGGTACCGGAAGGTCGGGCAGAATGCCATCCTATGGAACCGGAACCGCCGGGAAATCTTTGCGTGCATTGCGGCAAACCCGGGCGTGAGGTTTACGGCCCTCGAACGGATGACCGGGATAAAGGAAGGCACCCTGAAGTACCACCTGCTGATCCTTGAGGCAAAAAGGAGGATTGTATCCTTTGGCAGCGGCAGGTCGCTACGGTATTTCGAGAATAACGGCCGGTACAGCGAGCTTGAAAAGAAGGTCTTTTTCCACCTGCAGAACCCGACGACAAGGAGGATTCTTGAAATTCTTGCCGCGTCTCCCGAGGTCTCAAGGAAGGATATCGCCGGGATCGTGGGCATTGCCGGCCCGTCGATCACGTGGCACACGAGGCGATTAACTGGGGACGGGATTATTTCCACCAGCAAAAAGGGAAAGGCTGTCCGCTATACCTTTTGTCCTGCCGGATTGAATGTGTTCAGGCAGTTTACCGGGGAAGGTGCCGGAGCGTCATCCGGGAGCGCGGACAGCCGGATGAGCTGGCGGGAACAATCGTCTAAACATAACCCATGA
- a CDS encoding HepT-like ribonuclease domain-containing protein, with protein MPEKRTAALLLYDIFQAIEKIETFCAGYSFDLLMEDQRTQDAILRNIQIIGEASKNLPQELISRHPEVDWSGLAGIRDIVTHRYFRVDWNLLWTSIHEELPVLKAQIGKLMKEE; from the coding sequence ATGCCTGAAAAACGTACTGCTGCGCTCCTGCTATACGATATTTTCCAGGCTATAGAAAAGATCGAAACATTCTGTGCCGGTTATTCTTTTGATCTGCTCATGGAGGATCAACGCACACAGGATGCCATTCTCCGCAATATCCAGATCATTGGCGAAGCTTCTAAGAATCTGCCCCAGGAACTTATTTCCCGCCACCCGGAAGTGGACTGGAGCGGTCTTGCCGGTATCCGGGACATTGTTACGCACCGGTATTTCCGGGTAGACTGGAATCTTTTGTGGACCAGCATCCATGAGGAACTGCCGGTGCTTAAGGCTCAGATCGGGAAACTCATGAAGGAAGAATAA